The following are encoded together in the Candidatus Rokuibacteriota bacterium genome:
- a CDS encoding FAD-dependent oxidoreductase: MPRELGAPRPLGWSEPGRTTLEIKTGGWRTRRPMYVEATAPCRAACPAGEAVARWIELARRGELAAAWALIREANPFPAIMGRVCAHPCESACNRRQHDGGVAINALERFVGDWGLRHGARALPDLPRPGRVAVVGGGPAGLACAHALSRRGYRVRLYEAEAALGGLLRYGIPEYRLPRAVLEREIELGIGPGVEVLTGQRLGANLAWETVAGHDAVFLATGASLPLGLGVPGEQAQGIGNGLGFLRDLACGTRPTLGRRLVVVGGGSTAMDVARSARRLGVPSVSVVALEGREEMPALPEEVSQALAEGVEIRNGLGVARFVEGGGRVTGAAVVPAQLERGGDGTIRPLFRPGPSEVMAADSVLLAIGQRTDLAALPPPLRGARGLIAAGKDGATPTVPIFAGGDAASAERTVTHAVAAGMRAARRIDAVLSGGAPAAPAALPGVRALPAHVVAFAEINLDYFPRALRAGRPERPAPGRVGSFAEVVEGFSAVTAREEGARCFTCGHCVDCDNCLIYCPDMAVSRRDEGGYRLSTDHCKGCGLCAQECPRGALQMVSER; this comes from the coding sequence ATGCCCCGCGAGCTCGGAGCGCCGCGTCCCCTCGGCTGGTCTGAGCCGGGCCGGACGACGCTCGAGATCAAGACCGGCGGCTGGCGCACGAGGCGGCCCATGTACGTCGAGGCCACGGCGCCCTGCCGCGCGGCCTGTCCAGCCGGCGAGGCCGTCGCCCGCTGGATCGAGCTGGCGCGGCGCGGCGAACTGGCGGCGGCCTGGGCTCTGATCCGCGAGGCGAACCCTTTCCCGGCCATCATGGGACGCGTCTGCGCCCACCCATGCGAGTCGGCCTGCAACCGCCGCCAGCACGACGGCGGCGTGGCCATCAACGCCCTCGAGCGCTTCGTGGGAGACTGGGGGCTGCGCCACGGCGCCCGCGCGCTGCCGGACCTGCCGAGGCCAGGGCGGGTGGCCGTCGTGGGCGGAGGTCCGGCGGGACTTGCCTGCGCCCACGCGCTGTCCCGGCGCGGCTACCGGGTGCGGCTCTACGAGGCCGAGGCCGCGCTGGGCGGCCTCCTGCGGTACGGCATCCCGGAGTACCGGCTGCCGCGCGCGGTCCTGGAGCGGGAGATCGAGCTCGGCATCGGGCCTGGCGTGGAGGTGCTGACGGGCCAGCGCCTCGGGGCGAATCTCGCGTGGGAGACGGTGGCGGGTCACGACGCCGTCTTCCTCGCCACCGGAGCCTCGCTGCCGCTCGGCCTCGGCGTTCCCGGGGAGCAGGCGCAGGGGATAGGCAACGGTCTCGGGTTCCTCCGCGACCTCGCCTGCGGGACGCGCCCCACGCTCGGACGCCGCCTGGTGGTGGTGGGCGGCGGAAGCACGGCGATGGACGTGGCCCGTTCGGCCCGCCGCCTCGGCGTGCCATCGGTCAGCGTGGTGGCGCTCGAGGGGCGGGAGGAGATGCCGGCGCTTCCCGAGGAGGTGAGCCAGGCGCTGGCCGAGGGGGTCGAGATCAGGAACGGCCTCGGGGTGGCGCGTTTCGTGGAGGGGGGCGGCCGGGTCACGGGCGCCGCCGTGGTTCCGGCGCAGCTCGAGCGCGGGGGGGACGGCACGATCCGCCCCCTGTTCCGCCCCGGGCCGTCCGAGGTGATGGCGGCCGACAGCGTGCTCCTGGCCATCGGGCAGCGGACCGATCTCGCGGCGCTCCCGCCGCCGCTCAGGGGGGCGCGAGGACTGATCGCGGCGGGCAAGGACGGGGCGACGCCGACTGTGCCAATCTTCGCCGGGGGGGACGCGGCCTCCGCCGAGCGGACGGTCACGCACGCCGTCGCCGCGGGGATGCGCGCCGCCCGTCGGATCGACGCGGTGCTCTCCGGAGGGGCTCCGGCAGCGCCGGCTGCCCTGCCGGGGGTCAGGGCCCTGCCGGCTCACGTGGTCGCCTTCGCCGAGATCAACCTCGACTACTTCCCGCGCGCGCTGAGGGCCGGGCGACCCGAGCGACCGGCCCCAGGGCGGGTCGGTTCCTTCGCGGAAGTGGTGGAAGGGTTCAGCGCGGTCACCGCCCGGGAGGAGGGGGCGCGCTGCTTCACCTGCGGCCACTGCGTGGACTGCGACAACTGCCTGATCTACTGCCCCGACATGGCAGTGAGCCGGCGGGACGAGGGCGGCTACCGGCTCTCCACCGACCACTGCAAAGGCTGCGGTCTCTGCGCACAGGAATGTCCCCGCGGGGCGCTCCAGATGGTGAGCGAGCGATGA
- a CDS encoding 2-hydroxyglutaryl-CoA dehydratase yields the protein MIFGAGVDVGSTQTKAVILDESRSIVARSLIATGANVTRAGENAFVEACKAAGLPREAVGYVVGTGYGRYKVTFGDAQITEITCHARGAHSIFPRTRTVIDMGGQDTKAIKVGADGSVMDFSMNDKCAAGTGRFLSAAAEVTGMGLDEIGPISLEAKNPVRLTSVCTVFVESDIMSYLAQRKTVQDILGGVHKAIATRTMALVRRVGVEEEVTFTGGVSRNIGMVKGLEAVLGRSINVHEEGHYMGALGAALFALERAEVAATETAGRA from the coding sequence ATGATATTCGGCGCGGGAGTCGATGTGGGCTCGACCCAGACCAAGGCGGTGATCCTCGATGAGTCCCGATCCATCGTGGCTCGATCGCTGATCGCCACCGGAGCCAATGTGACCCGGGCCGGCGAGAACGCCTTCGTCGAGGCCTGCAAGGCGGCGGGGCTGCCGCGGGAGGCCGTGGGGTACGTCGTCGGCACGGGGTACGGCCGGTACAAGGTGACCTTCGGGGATGCCCAGATCACCGAGATCACCTGCCACGCCCGCGGGGCGCACTCGATCTTCCCGCGCACCCGCACCGTGATCGACATGGGGGGCCAGGACACCAAGGCGATCAAGGTCGGGGCGGACGGCTCGGTCATGGACTTTTCCATGAACGACAAGTGCGCCGCCGGAACGGGGCGCTTCCTGTCGGCGGCGGCCGAGGTGACAGGGATGGGGCTCGACGAGATCGGCCCCATCTCGCTCGAGGCCAAGAACCCGGTGCGCCTGACGTCGGTGTGCACGGTGTTCGTCGAGTCCGATATCATGTCCTATCTCGCCCAGCGGAAGACGGTGCAGGACATCCTTGGCGGCGTTCACAAGGCCATCGCCACGCGGACCATGGCGCTCGTGCGCCGCGTGGGCGTGGAGGAGGAGGTCACCTTCACCGGCGGAGTCTCGCGCAACATCGGGATGGTGAAAGGGCTCGAGGCCGTGCTGGGCCGCTCGATCAACGTCCACGAGGAAGGGCACTACATGGGGGCCCTGGGGGCCGCGCTCTTCGCGCTGGAGCGCGCCGAGGTCGCCGCAACTGAAACCGCCGGGAGGGCCTAG
- a CDS encoding 2-hydroxyglutaryl-CoA dehydratase encodes MLVAGIDIGSGTTKCILVDGDGQVRGRAAVRTKADFEKVAREVLDAAQAEGGLAGEEVAYAATTGLGRYAVSFRDIQITDLTCGARGAATVVPSTRYVLDIGAQCTRAIKLREGGKVKEFHMNEKCAAGSGGFLERAAKYLEVTVADIGPMSIRADKPQTISSVCAVLAESEIINHISEGAGVENILRGIHNSLADRALSMLKRVGLDGDVTLIGGVALQEGMVAALREKLGVPVHVPENPHLTAALGAALLGLQRLRKMSMASAA; translated from the coding sequence ATGCTCGTGGCCGGGATCGACATCGGATCGGGAACGACGAAGTGCATCCTCGTGGACGGCGACGGCCAGGTGCGTGGGCGCGCCGCCGTCCGGACGAAGGCGGACTTCGAGAAGGTGGCGCGCGAGGTGCTGGACGCGGCCCAGGCCGAGGGGGGCCTCGCCGGGGAGGAGGTGGCCTACGCCGCCACCACGGGGCTGGGCCGCTACGCGGTGTCCTTCCGGGACATCCAGATCACCGACCTGACGTGCGGCGCGCGGGGGGCGGCGACCGTGGTCCCCAGCACGCGGTACGTGCTCGACATCGGTGCGCAGTGCACGCGCGCCATCAAGCTGCGCGAGGGCGGGAAGGTGAAGGAGTTCCACATGAACGAGAAGTGCGCCGCGGGGTCCGGCGGCTTCCTCGAGCGGGCGGCCAAGTACCTCGAGGTCACCGTGGCGGACATCGGGCCGATGTCCATCAGGGCGGACAAGCCCCAGACGATCTCCAGCGTCTGCGCGGTGCTGGCCGAGTCGGAGATCATCAACCACATCTCGGAAGGCGCCGGGGTGGAGAACATCCTGCGCGGGATCCACAACTCGCTGGCGGACCGGGCCCTGTCCATGCTCAAGCGCGTGGGCCTGGACGGCGACGTCACCCTGATCGGCGGCGTGGCGCTCCAGGAGGGCATGGTGGCGGCGCTGCGCGAGAAGCTGGGCGTGCCGGTCCACGTGCCCGAGAACCCGCATCTCACCGCGGCGCTGGGGGCGGCCCTGCTGGGGCTCCAGCGCCTCCGGAAGATGTCCATGGCCAGTGCCGCCTGA
- a CDS encoding 2-hydroxyacyl-CoA dehydratase — MPAQVTERQYQGQVHEQSRQLMSAWMDELARAEAEGVATGALMISGNCVELLRACHVLPMFPEVTALQNAIRKKSLPLILKAEQAGYSSDNCAYVKADIGLFLEGGMGPGRPIPFPTITVCNYVGCNVYVKWFEHLADISGSKLFMLDVPFARTAEPTEQDIRYVTAQLKELVALCESVSGKKFDIDYLREILAHAARAEAGYARTKELCKRHPAPFDAYFDAINMMGPINVLRGTREAADFFDVAVTEFEGLVAQGLGPLSEERFRTVVEGPPPYPFYKSFRNLFAKWGAVGVASTYSTVGGIWEFGFRHDPRRPLESIAEQMLRENLTNRSIVARYAQIKRYVEEWEADALVIHSIKSCRLFSAGQGDMREYFTRDLGVPTLMVESDLEDPRYYAEAQIRNRIDAFFESLEHKKLVAAAR, encoded by the coding sequence ATGCCGGCGCAAGTGACGGAACGGCAGTACCAGGGGCAGGTTCACGAGCAGTCGCGTCAGCTCATGTCCGCGTGGATGGACGAGCTGGCACGGGCGGAAGCCGAAGGGGTGGCCACCGGCGCCCTGATGATCTCGGGCAATTGCGTGGAGCTGCTCCGCGCCTGCCATGTCCTCCCCATGTTCCCCGAGGTTACGGCGCTCCAGAACGCCATCCGGAAGAAGTCGCTGCCGCTCATCCTCAAGGCTGAGCAGGCCGGCTACTCCAGCGACAACTGCGCCTACGTCAAGGCCGACATCGGGCTCTTCCTCGAGGGCGGCATGGGACCGGGCAGGCCGATCCCCTTCCCGACGATCACGGTCTGCAACTACGTGGGCTGCAACGTCTACGTCAAGTGGTTCGAGCACCTGGCTGACATCAGCGGAAGCAAACTCTTCATGCTCGATGTCCCCTTCGCCCGCACGGCCGAGCCCACCGAGCAGGACATCCGCTACGTGACCGCCCAGCTCAAGGAGCTCGTCGCGCTCTGCGAGAGCGTCTCCGGGAAGAAGTTCGACATCGACTACCTGCGGGAGATTCTGGCTCACGCTGCGCGGGCCGAGGCCGGATACGCCCGGACGAAGGAGCTGTGCAAGCGTCACCCGGCACCCTTCGACGCCTACTTCGACGCCATCAACATGATGGGCCCCATCAACGTGCTGCGGGGCACACGGGAGGCCGCGGACTTCTTCGACGTGGCCGTGACGGAGTTCGAGGGGCTCGTGGCCCAGGGGCTCGGGCCCCTGTCCGAGGAGCGCTTCCGCACGGTGGTGGAGGGGCCGCCGCCGTACCCCTTCTACAAGAGCTTCCGCAACCTCTTCGCCAAGTGGGGGGCCGTCGGGGTGGCCTCCACCTATTCCACGGTAGGCGGGATCTGGGAGTTCGGCTTCCGGCACGACCCCAGGCGGCCGCTGGAGTCCATCGCCGAGCAGATGCTCCGCGAGAATCTCACCAACCGCTCGATCGTAGCCCGCTACGCCCAGATCAAGCGCTACGTGGAGGAGTGGGAAGCCGACGCCCTCGTCATCCACTCGATCAAGTCCTGCCGGCTCTTCTCGGCGGGGCAGGGAGACATGCGGGAGTACTTCACGCGGGACCTGGGCGTGCCCACGCTCATGGTGGAGTCGGATCTCGAGGACCCGCGCTACTACGCGGAGGCGCAGATCAGGAACCGGATCGACGCCTTCTTCGAGTCCCTGGAGCACAAGAAACTCGTTGCCGCGGCTCGCTGA
- a CDS encoding 2-oxoacid:acceptor oxidoreductase family protein: MTASMVEVRVHGRGGQGVQVGCQILAGAFFRAGRQVQAFAAYGGERRGAPVTGFVRADDSPIRLRCDIERPRYALVLDPTMLDGGTLVADVPSGGTVVLNSAGTPAVTPPQGVRLIVVDATGIAGRAGLGPIVSTALLGAFAQATGLVSLEGLLAAVQEGSPARRGENLEACAAGYHAAAGATAAPASA; the protein is encoded by the coding sequence GTGACGGCGAGCATGGTCGAGGTGAGGGTTCACGGGCGGGGGGGACAGGGGGTCCAGGTCGGCTGCCAGATCCTGGCCGGGGCCTTCTTCCGGGCGGGGCGGCAGGTCCAGGCCTTCGCCGCGTACGGCGGGGAGCGCCGTGGCGCGCCCGTGACCGGCTTCGTCCGGGCCGACGACAGCCCCATTCGGCTCCGCTGCGACATCGAGCGGCCCCGCTACGCTCTCGTCCTTGATCCCACCATGCTCGACGGCGGGACCCTGGTGGCCGACGTGCCGTCAGGGGGCACCGTCGTCCTGAACAGCGCCGGGACGCCGGCGGTCACGCCGCCGCAGGGCGTGAGGCTCATCGTGGTGGACGCGACGGGCATCGCGGGCCGCGCCGGGCTCGGCCCCATCGTGTCCACGGCGCTGCTGGGCGCCTTCGCACAGGCCACGGGGCTCGTCTCGCTCGAGGGCCTTCTGGCGGCGGTGCAGGAAGGCAGTCCGGCTCGCCGGGGCGAGAACCTCGAAGCCTGCGCCGCCGGCTATCACGCTGCGGCCGGCGCCACGGCCGCCCCCGCCTCCGCCTAG
- a CDS encoding 4Fe-4S dicluster domain-containing protein, translated as MRWGMVIDVRRCVGCQTCTIACKQEHGLPSGQVWRFVADCEVGEYPDVRRLFLPMQCMHCAEPPCVRVCPTGASRQRQDGIVWVEYGACVGCGYCAVACPYHARHLIHEALGYFEVLTPPERATARPGRTGVMTKCTFCQERVDAGRAQGLTPGIDPEATPSCAVACIANAITFGDLDDPKSPVAKLRAETRAQPLLPECGTEPSVFYVVE; from the coding sequence ATGCGCTGGGGCATGGTGATCGACGTCCGGCGTTGCGTGGGTTGCCAGACCTGCACGATCGCCTGCAAGCAGGAGCACGGCCTGCCGTCAGGCCAGGTGTGGCGCTTCGTCGCCGACTGCGAGGTCGGCGAGTATCCGGACGTGAGGCGGCTGTTCCTCCCCATGCAGTGCATGCACTGCGCCGAGCCGCCTTGCGTTCGCGTCTGTCCCACGGGCGCCTCCCGCCAGCGCCAGGACGGCATCGTCTGGGTGGAGTACGGCGCCTGCGTCGGCTGCGGCTACTGCGCGGTCGCCTGCCCTTACCATGCGCGCCACCTGATCCACGAGGCGCTGGGCTACTTCGAGGTCCTCACGCCGCCCGAGCGGGCGACGGCGCGCCCCGGGCGCACGGGGGTCATGACCAAGTGCACCTTCTGCCAGGAGCGGGTGGATGCCGGCCGGGCTCAGGGCCTCACCCCGGGCATCGACCCGGAGGCCACACCCAGCTGCGCCGTGGCGTGCATCGCCAACGCGATCACCTTCGGCGACCTGGACGACCCCAAGAGCCCCGTGGCGAAGCTCCGGGCGGAGACCCGGGCCCAGCCGCTCCTGCCCGAGTGCGGGACCGAGCCCTCGGTCTTCTACGTGGTGGAGTAG
- a CDS encoding molybdopterin-dependent oxidoreductase, giving the protein MAERSGAAIEKVPVYCYQCVAGPDLLKVIVKDGVAVGVEPNTEFAEQHPACGKVCVRAYGLIQKLYNPGRVRSPMRRTNPRKGRSEDPGWKPISWDEALDMLGERLSALRARGLVDEAGYPRLAVTFGAGGVAPAFLGTMAAFLAAWGPVDQGIGSGQGVKCYHSEHLYGEFWHRAFIVAPDTPRCDFVLSFGHNGDASSGVAGVYRHSEARVRGLQWVQLEPHLSITGAGAVEWVPIRPKTDAAVLFALLHAILVEHDWRSVCDVPFLTNMTSSPYLVGPGGYFLRDPATRKPLVWDLDRERAVPFDDRLCVRPAMEGEYLAAGVEVGADEAVTSVSERVRPAFAHLLAHVGPYTPEWAATIADVPADTIRRLAAAYLRHARVGATIEIEGATYPHRPVAILLGKTVTNGWGGYEACWARTLLAALVGALEVPGGILGTAVRLNRPAQNRLDSVRPGPDGLMEQSTNATTREGWKGSPHIRNAYRTLVPLANNSPWSAALGPAHLPWLFLDKDAAPEHWPAPTLPEVWITYRTNPAVSSWETGRIERELERFPFVAAFAYTPDETNWYADLLLPDASDIESLQLYRIGGTKYQEQYWQHSGWALRQPVAPTPFDTRDMTDVATELAARVGILDGYLDAVNRGAGTTIPLRDAGYDHSFKPGDKPGVTEIWDRVCRAASRALTDGKVELDLEWFKRNGAFFVPFSTRQYFLHTAMVAQGLRYELPYQERIKRIGEELAARLHERGIKWWDVQLEEYQALPGWKDFPGIWRQTAVVRGRSPKEFPFWLLTSRSMQYSWGANVSLPILADVARHVKGHFGVMLNRGAAAQLGVQDGDLVELESPTGKTQGRAILREGVRPDVVVILQQFGHWATPFARDLGMPNLNQVASMDLALTDATGSGADLVPVAVRRAS; this is encoded by the coding sequence ATGGCGGAGCGCAGCGGGGCGGCGATCGAGAAGGTCCCGGTCTACTGCTACCAGTGCGTCGCCGGGCCGGACCTGCTCAAGGTCATCGTCAAGGACGGCGTCGCCGTCGGTGTGGAGCCGAATACCGAGTTTGCCGAGCAGCACCCGGCCTGCGGGAAGGTCTGCGTCCGCGCCTACGGGCTCATCCAGAAGCTCTACAACCCCGGTCGGGTCCGCTCCCCCATGCGGCGCACGAACCCGCGCAAGGGGCGCAGCGAGGATCCGGGATGGAAGCCCATCTCCTGGGACGAGGCGCTGGACATGCTCGGGGAGCGGCTCTCCGCGCTGCGGGCCCGGGGGCTGGTGGACGAGGCGGGCTATCCGCGGCTGGCGGTGACCTTCGGGGCAGGCGGCGTCGCCCCCGCCTTCCTCGGCACGATGGCGGCGTTCCTGGCGGCCTGGGGACCGGTGGACCAGGGGATAGGCAGCGGCCAGGGCGTCAAGTGCTATCACTCCGAGCACCTCTACGGCGAGTTCTGGCACCGCGCCTTCATCGTGGCTCCGGACACCCCCCGATGCGACTTCGTGCTCTCCTTCGGCCACAACGGTGACGCCTCCAGCGGGGTCGCCGGGGTCTACCGGCACTCCGAGGCGCGGGTGCGCGGGCTGCAGTGGGTGCAGCTGGAGCCCCACCTGAGCATCACGGGGGCGGGGGCGGTCGAGTGGGTGCCCATCCGGCCGAAGACCGACGCCGCCGTGCTCTTCGCCCTCCTGCACGCGATCCTGGTGGAGCACGACTGGCGGAGCGTCTGCGACGTGCCCTTCCTCACGAACATGACCAGCTCGCCCTACCTCGTCGGCCCGGGGGGGTACTTCCTCAGGGACCCGGCCACGAGGAAGCCGCTCGTGTGGGACCTGGACCGCGAGCGCGCCGTGCCCTTCGACGACCGGCTATGCGTGCGGCCGGCGATGGAGGGCGAGTACCTGGCGGCGGGCGTGGAGGTGGGCGCCGACGAGGCCGTCACCAGCGTGAGCGAGCGGGTGCGGCCGGCCTTCGCGCACCTGCTGGCGCACGTGGGGCCGTACACGCCCGAGTGGGCGGCCACCATCGCCGACGTCCCGGCGGACACCATCCGCCGCCTGGCGGCGGCCTACCTGCGCCACGCCCGCGTGGGCGCCACCATCGAGATCGAGGGTGCCACCTACCCGCACCGCCCCGTGGCCATCCTGCTCGGCAAGACCGTCACCAACGGCTGGGGCGGCTACGAGGCGTGCTGGGCCCGCACCCTGCTTGCGGCTCTCGTGGGCGCCCTCGAGGTTCCCGGAGGCATCCTGGGCACCGCGGTGCGGCTCAACCGCCCCGCGCAGAACCGCCTCGACTCCGTTCGGCCTGGGCCCGACGGCCTCATGGAGCAGTCGACCAACGCCACGACTCGCGAGGGCTGGAAGGGCTCGCCGCATATCCGGAACGCCTACCGGACGCTGGTCCCGCTGGCGAACAACTCGCCCTGGTCAGCGGCGCTCGGCCCCGCGCACCTGCCGTGGCTCTTCCTCGACAAGGACGCTGCGCCCGAGCACTGGCCGGCGCCCACGCTGCCCGAGGTCTGGATCACCTATCGAACCAACCCGGCCGTGTCGAGCTGGGAGACCGGCCGCATCGAGCGAGAGCTCGAGCGCTTCCCGTTCGTGGCGGCCTTCGCCTACACGCCTGACGAGACCAACTGGTACGCGGACCTGCTCCTCCCGGACGCCAGTGACATCGAGTCGCTGCAGCTCTACCGCATCGGGGGCACCAAGTACCAGGAGCAGTACTGGCAGCACTCGGGCTGGGCCCTCCGACAGCCGGTGGCGCCCACGCCGTTCGACACGCGAGACATGACAGACGTGGCCACCGAGCTGGCTGCCCGTGTCGGCATCCTGGACGGCTATCTCGACGCGGTGAACCGCGGGGCGGGGACGACGATCCCACTGCGCGACGCGGGGTACGACCACTCGTTCAAGCCCGGCGACAAGCCGGGCGTCACCGAGATCTGGGACCGGGTGTGCCGTGCGGCGAGCCGCGCCCTCACGGACGGCAAGGTCGAGCTGGACCTGGAGTGGTTCAAGCGCAACGGCGCCTTCTTCGTTCCGTTCTCCACGCGGCAGTACTTCCTGCACACGGCCATGGTGGCCCAGGGGCTGCGCTACGAGCTGCCGTATCAGGAGCGCATCAAGCGCATCGGCGAGGAGCTCGCCGCGAGGCTGCACGAGCGGGGCATCAAGTGGTGGGACGTCCAGCTCGAGGAGTACCAGGCGCTGCCCGGGTGGAAGGACTTCCCGGGCATCTGGCGGCAGACAGCGGTGGTGCGCGGACGCAGCCCGAAGGAGTTCCCGTTCTGGCTTCTGACCAGCCGGAGCATGCAGTACTCCTGGGGCGCGAACGTCTCGCTGCCCATCCTGGCCGACGTGGCGCGGCACGTGAAAGGGCATTTCGGCGTCATGCTCAACCGCGGGGCGGCGGCCCAGCTCGGCGTCCAGGACGGTGACTTGGTGGAGCTGGAGTCGCCCACGGGCAAGACCCAGGGGCGCGCGATCCTCCGGGAGGGCGTGCGCCCCGACGTGGTGGTGATCCTGCAGCAGTTCGGGCACTGGGCGACCCCCTTCGCGCGCGACCTCGGCATGCCCAACCTCAACCAGGTGGCGAGCATGGACCTCGCGCTCACCGATGCCACGGGCAGCGGTGCCGACCTCGTCCCCGTGGCGGTGAGGAGGGCCTCGTAA
- a CDS encoding GNAT family N-acetyltransferase has product MSRSDVTVRAVEASDLPAIIRIDEKLSGQTSKEYWQRRLEISALRPPWMSLVAETDGRIGGFLFGWVAESEFGMSQPTAWVDLIGVDPPYRGRGVAHALIDRFVRSGQELRAIQKVATLIDLTQADVREFFLRQGFHHGPMIQMERDVQS; this is encoded by the coding sequence ATGAGCCGAAGCGATGTCACTGTCCGGGCCGTGGAGGCCTCGGACCTGCCCGCCATCATCCGGATCGACGAGAAGCTCTCGGGCCAGACCAGCAAGGAGTACTGGCAGCGCCGGCTCGAGATCTCGGCGCTGCGACCGCCGTGGATGTCCCTGGTGGCGGAGACCGACGGGCGGATCGGCGGCTTCCTGTTCGGCTGGGTGGCGGAGTCAGAGTTCGGCATGTCCCAGCCCACGGCGTGGGTGGACCTGATCGGCGTGGATCCGCCGTACCGGGGGCGCGGTGTCGCGCATGCGCTGATCGACCGGTTCGTCCGGAGCGGCCAGGAGCTGCGGGCGATCCAGAAGGTGGCCACCCTCATCGACCTCACGCAGGCCGACGTGCGCGAGTTCTTCCTGCGGCAGGGTTTTCACCACGGGCCCATGATCCAGATGGAGCGGGACGTCCAGTCCTGA
- a CDS encoding dimethyl sulfoxide reductase anchor subunit: protein MQPSGTARSVELIPATPQRLWGKPAVANFALGGLGAGLYLAATVEVWLGAPGAVNVASWLGPALVVAGFIAVATEAGRPLRGPRVLVRLRTSWMSRELWVGGGFIVLAGAELVFRLVWLRYPAAAAAIGLCLAQGWILRHARGVAAWDVPLMPLVFLQSAIVSGTGLLVLVEVAAGRGLDGAFLIAAALGVVAGMLVWRGFVGWPGGPAFVRSTAALKSGRAGVVILAAGYLAPLLLGTLAVTLPTGGAGALALGAILMVAGQVYAKAELILTAGQLRPITLANLTLRRRTS, encoded by the coding sequence ATGCAGCCCTCCGGCACCGCCCGCTCCGTGGAGCTGATCCCGGCCACGCCCCAGAGGCTCTGGGGCAAGCCCGCCGTCGCCAACTTCGCCCTCGGCGGCCTCGGCGCCGGCCTGTACCTGGCAGCGACGGTCGAGGTCTGGCTCGGGGCCCCTGGCGCTGTCAACGTCGCCTCGTGGCTCGGCCCGGCGCTGGTCGTGGCAGGCTTCATCGCCGTCGCCACCGAGGCGGGGCGCCCGCTGCGCGGCCCCCGCGTCCTTGTTCGCCTGCGCACCTCCTGGATGTCGCGGGAGCTCTGGGTAGGCGGCGGTTTCATCGTCCTCGCGGGGGCGGAGCTGGTCTTCCGGCTGGTCTGGCTCCGCTACCCGGCGGCGGCCGCCGCCATCGGTCTCTGCCTCGCCCAGGGATGGATCCTGCGGCACGCCCGTGGCGTCGCCGCGTGGGACGTCCCGCTGATGCCGCTGGTCTTCCTCCAGTCGGCCATCGTGTCGGGGACGGGGCTGCTGGTGCTGGTCGAGGTGGCGGCCGGCCGCGGCCTCGACGGCGCATTCCTGATCGCCGCGGCGCTCGGCGTGGTGGCCGGCATGCTGGTCTGGCGGGGCTTCGTGGGCTGGCCCGGAGGGCCCGCGTTCGTCCGCTCCACCGCCGCGCTCAAGAGCGGCCGGGCGGGCGTCGTGATCCTCGCGGCGGGGTACCTGGCGCCGCTCCTGCTCGGCACACTGGCCGTCACTCTCCCGACCGGCGGGGCGGGCGCTCTCGCGCTCGGCGCGATCCTGATGGTCGCGGGCCAGGTCTACGCCAAGGCCGAGCTCATCCTGACGGCCGGTCAGCTCCGGCCGATCACGCTCGCGAACCTCACGCTTCGCAGGAGGACATCATGA